From a single Sinorhizobium sp. RAC02 genomic region:
- a CDS encoding serine hydrolase has protein sequence MNTSSNAPSVAEQLAGICDAQPFVTRFAIRNLRTGETIERGAGEETPSASTRKTSIMMAALKAVHEGRLDLDEQITYEARFAEEVASGMFRYLTPGIVISLRDAITGMMVLSDNVCTKMVFERLTLEEVGAYCKAIGMEGTHHRFLIPPLALSPDHALTSVTTTTARDQMFLLQTILDAQTSAEAVARLGTSPELCAYALQTLKNQILRYAIPSRLPFGTVVAHKGGTGKRGRMNAGIVYRDGAPFYIIAAFTDAVPLAMPDGTPGYTMALETIGRLSRACWDGFNT, from the coding sequence GTGAACACGTCTTCGAACGCCCCTTCCGTCGCCGAGCAGCTTGCCGGGATCTGCGACGCACAGCCCTTCGTGACGCGCTTCGCGATCCGCAATCTCCGGACCGGCGAGACGATCGAACGCGGCGCCGGCGAGGAAACGCCGTCGGCCAGCACACGCAAGACCTCGATCATGATGGCCGCGCTGAAGGCGGTGCACGAGGGTCGGCTCGATCTTGACGAGCAGATCACCTACGAGGCGCGTTTTGCCGAGGAAGTGGCGAGCGGCATGTTCCGCTACCTGACGCCTGGCATCGTCATTTCGCTACGCGATGCCATTACCGGCATGATGGTGCTGAGCGACAATGTCTGCACCAAGATGGTGTTCGAGCGCCTGACGCTGGAAGAGGTCGGTGCCTATTGCAAGGCAATCGGCATGGAGGGCACGCACCACCGCTTCCTCATCCCGCCGCTGGCGCTTTCGCCGGATCATGCGCTGACCTCCGTCACCACGACGACGGCGCGCGACCAGATGTTCCTCCTCCAGACGATCCTCGACGCGCAGACATCTGCCGAGGCGGTGGCGCGGCTCGGCACCTCGCCGGAACTCTGCGCCTATGCCCTGCAGACGCTGAAGAACCAGATCCTGCGCTACGCCATCCCCTCGCGCCTGCCGTTCGGCACGGTGGTGGCGCACAAGGGCGGTACGGGCAAGCGCGGCCGCATGAATGCCGGCATCGTCTACCGCGACGGCGCACCCTTCTACATCATCGCCGCCTTTACGGACGCGGTGCCGCTGGCCATGCCCGACGGCACGCCGGGCTATACGATGGCGCTCGAGACGATCGGCAGGCTTTCACGCGCCTGCTGGGACGGATTCAACACATGA
- a CDS encoding ABC transporter substrate-binding protein, producing MKKLLLSGVALIAATQIATARDVTVALSSDLRSSNPGVNRDGNTDSVILHIVEGLVGYNNGGEVKPLLAKSFETSADGLTYTFKLRTDVKFHNGKPLTADDVVWNWTRYLKPDTKWTCIKDFAEGGAAAVTGVTAVDAGTVEIKLAKPSAVFLGLMSRPECGFTGIISPDSVAADGSFAKPIGTGPFQWDEWKKGEYIHLTKFADYVSPENNGQPDGMVGSKRPLVDGVKFMIIPDASTIKAGLQSGVLDTAEISPDLIPEFKDSEKTQLIVARNNGKNLLYIQTRDKVLSKPGVRRAMAMALDLDQLVAAASNGTGEANGSMVSQDSVYFSETQKKRLPYDIEAAKKELADAGYNGEPISIIANKRGNVPSFPAAVMAQAMMQQVGLNVQIEVLDYATQVDRRRSGNYQVISQSVSPRLDPALMYAFYVGNKDENASLMWDDPKAIELMKAAYVEADQAKRQKIFDEFHELMLKEMPGIFLYDMVDVWGATKALKGQPVWQSNARLWEVSVEE from the coding sequence ATGAAAAAGCTTCTTCTTTCGGGTGTGGCCCTCATCGCCGCAACCCAGATCGCCACCGCGCGCGACGTCACTGTGGCGCTGAGTTCGGACCTGCGCAGCAGCAATCCCGGCGTCAACCGCGACGGCAACACCGACAGCGTGATCCTGCACATCGTCGAGGGTCTCGTCGGCTACAACAATGGCGGCGAGGTGAAGCCGCTGCTCGCCAAGAGCTTCGAGACCTCGGCCGATGGCCTGACCTATACGTTCAAGCTGCGCACCGACGTGAAATTCCACAACGGCAAGCCGCTGACGGCCGACGACGTGGTGTGGAACTGGACGCGCTACCTGAAGCCCGACACGAAATGGACCTGCATCAAGGATTTTGCCGAGGGCGGTGCTGCGGCAGTGACCGGCGTAACCGCGGTCGATGCCGGAACGGTCGAGATCAAGCTTGCAAAGCCGTCCGCCGTCTTCCTCGGCCTGATGTCGAGGCCGGAATGCGGGTTTACCGGCATCATTTCGCCGGACTCCGTCGCTGCGGACGGCAGCTTCGCCAAACCGATCGGCACCGGCCCGTTCCAGTGGGACGAGTGGAAGAAGGGTGAATACATCCACCTCACCAAGTTCGCCGACTACGTCTCGCCGGAAAACAATGGCCAGCCGGACGGCATGGTCGGCTCCAAGCGGCCGCTCGTCGATGGCGTCAAGTTCATGATCATTCCGGATGCCTCGACCATCAAGGCAGGCCTCCAGTCCGGCGTGCTCGACACGGCGGAAATCTCGCCGGACCTCATCCCGGAATTCAAGGATAGCGAGAAGACCCAGCTCATCGTTGCGCGCAACAACGGCAAGAACCTCCTCTACATCCAGACCCGCGACAAGGTGTTGAGCAAGCCCGGCGTGCGCCGCGCCATGGCGATGGCGCTCGACCTCGACCAACTCGTCGCTGCGGCCTCCAATGGCACCGGCGAGGCGAACGGCTCGATGGTCTCGCAGGACTCCGTCTACTTCAGCGAAACGCAGAAGAAGCGGCTGCCCTATGACATCGAGGCTGCGAAGAAGGAACTGGCGGACGCCGGCTACAATGGCGAGCCGATCTCGATCATCGCCAACAAGCGCGGCAACGTGCCGAGCTTCCCGGCTGCCGTCATGGCGCAGGCGATGATGCAGCAGGTGGGCCTCAACGTGCAGATCGAGGTTCTCGACTACGCGACCCAGGTCGATCGCCGCCGCTCGGGCAACTACCAGGTCATTTCCCAGTCGGTATCGCCGCGTCTCGACCCGGCGCTGATGTATGCCTTCTATGTCGGCAACAAGGACGAGAACGCCTCGCTGATGTGGGACGACCCGAAGGCGATCGAGCTGATGAAGGCGGCCTATGTCGAGGCCGACCAGGCCAAGCGCCAGAAGATCTTCGACGAATTCCACGAGCTGATGCTGAAGGAGATGCCCGGCATCTTCCTCTACGACATGGTCGACGTCTGGGGCGCGACGAAGGCTCTGAAGGGCCAGCCGGTCTGGCAGTCGAACGCCCGTCTCTGGGAAGTGTCGGTCGAGGAATAG
- a CDS encoding M20 family metallopeptidase has product MDRDAVAALSAAIEAMAPDFTTISDSIWDFAELKFEEQQSSALLAKALEDNGFAVRRGVAGMETAFIGEAGSGAPVIAFLGEFDALAGMSQLAGIAEAKPAVDGATGHGCGHNLLGVGSLMAAIALSRHLKTHNLPGTVRYYGCPGEEGGSGKTFMVRAGLFDDVDTALTWHPAPFNGVRSTNNLAVLEYFYRFKGIAAHAANAAHLGRSALDAVELMNVGVNFLREHMPQDCRVHYAITDAGGKAANVVQAKAEVMYLIRAPEMAQALALAARVDKVARGAAMMTETEVEIVFDTASTNLLPNLTLETALHENLVALGPVAFDERDIAFARSIQETFTEEAISSSIRLYRIKDDVFSNARIDGSTPLHLGLRAFEGESHFRAGSTDVGDVSWVTPTAQCWTPAWAIGTNPHTWQVVAQGRSPAAHKAMAHAAKALAATGLSLLTTPDLLAAAKAEWREKTDGKPYVCPIPVDVMPGGKLPERA; this is encoded by the coding sequence ATGGATCGGGATGCCGTGGCGGCACTTTCCGCAGCAATCGAGGCGATGGCGCCCGATTTTACGACGATCAGCGACAGCATCTGGGATTTCGCCGAGCTGAAATTCGAGGAGCAGCAATCCTCGGCGCTTCTGGCGAAGGCGCTCGAGGACAACGGCTTTGCCGTGCGCCGTGGCGTCGCCGGCATGGAGACGGCGTTCATCGGCGAGGCCGGCAGCGGCGCCCCGGTCATCGCCTTCCTGGGGGAATTCGATGCGCTGGCCGGCATGAGCCAGCTCGCTGGCATTGCCGAGGCGAAGCCGGCTGTCGATGGTGCCACTGGCCATGGCTGCGGTCACAATCTGCTTGGCGTCGGTTCGCTGATGGCGGCCATTGCGCTCTCCCGTCATTTGAAGACGCATAACCTGCCCGGTACGGTGCGCTACTACGGCTGCCCGGGCGAGGAGGGCGGTTCCGGCAAGACCTTCATGGTGCGGGCCGGCCTGTTCGACGATGTCGACACTGCGCTGACCTGGCATCCGGCCCCCTTCAACGGCGTGCGCTCGACCAACAATCTCGCTGTGCTCGAATATTTCTACCGCTTCAAGGGCATTGCCGCCCATGCGGCCAACGCTGCCCATCTCGGCCGCTCGGCGCTCGACGCGGTGGAACTGATGAATGTCGGCGTCAATTTCCTGCGCGAGCACATGCCGCAGGATTGCCGGGTGCACTATGCCATCACCGATGCGGGCGGCAAGGCGGCGAATGTCGTGCAGGCGAAGGCCGAGGTGATGTATCTGATCCGCGCACCGGAAATGGCGCAGGCGCTGGCTCTCGCGGCACGAGTGGACAAGGTGGCCCGTGGCGCGGCGATGATGACGGAGACGGAGGTGGAGATCGTCTTCGACACCGCCTCGACCAACCTCCTGCCCAATCTCACGCTGGAGACGGCGCTGCACGAAAATTTGGTGGCGCTCGGCCCCGTCGCTTTCGACGAGCGGGACATCGCCTTTGCCCGGTCGATCCAGGAGACCTTCACGGAGGAGGCGATCAGCAGCAGCATCCGGCTCTACCGGATCAAGGACGACGTCTTCTCCAACGCCCGGATCGACGGCTCGACACCGCTGCATCTCGGCCTGCGCGCCTTCGAAGGCGAATCCCATTTCCGCGCCGGCTCCACCGATGTAGGTGACGTCAGCTGGGTGACGCCGACGGCGCAATGCTGGACGCCCGCCTGGGCGATCGGCACCAATCCGCACACCTGGCAGGTGGTGGCGCAGGGCAGGAGCCCCGCCGCACACAAGGCGATGGCGCACGCCGCCAAGGCGCTCGCCGCCACCGGGCTTTCGCTGCTGACCACGCCGGACCTGCTTGCCGCGGCGAAGGCCGAATGGCGGGAGAAAACAGATGGAAAACCCTATGTCTGCCCGATCCCCGTGGATGTGATGCCGGGTGGGAAGTTGCCGGAACGGGCATAA
- a CDS encoding NAD(P)-binding protein, translating into MTRDPRFDILFEPVKIGPVTARNRFYQVPHCSGMGYRYPNAEAQLRGMKAEGGWAVVSTQEAEIHPTSDLTPANEARLWDDGDLPALSAVTERIHAHGSLAAIQLVHNGLHVANRFSRMIPLAPSHTITDSLDPVQARAMDKADIADMRRWYRNAALRAKRAGFDIVYLYAGHDMSVLQHFLSRRHNDRSDEYGGSFENRLRLFREIIDDTREAIGDTCALAIRLAVDELMGPTGITSEGEGKDIITALAELPDLWDVNLSDWSNDSQTARFSEEGYQEPYTRFVKSVTTKPVVGVGRYTSPDSMVRVVRQGILDFIGAARPSIADPYLPKKIEDGRIDDIRECIGCNICTSGDNTNVPMRCTQNPTIGEEWRKGWHPEIIARAETPEPALVIGGGPAGLEAARALAERGVDVVLAEGGGEWGGRIARECRLPGLATWGRVRDWRVGQLGTRVNAELYLHSPLSADDVLQYAIPHVAIATGARWRTDGVGRTHRTPLDCLAEGTVVSPDAILSDGAQAVPADGPVVVFDDDCFYMGSVLAELLAKAGRTVIFVTPEAQVSPWSKNTLEQGRVQRRLIDLGVEIITAQALGGRTKDQLELSCIYSGRIRPIDCATLVPVTARLPDETLWLALKAREDEWADAGIRTVTRLGDCLAPGLIAAAVYSGHQYARTYQEPVDVDQAPFQREDIARLIGQCPA; encoded by the coding sequence ATGACCCGAGATCCCCGCTTCGATATTCTCTTCGAACCCGTCAAGATCGGCCCGGTCACGGCGCGCAACCGTTTCTACCAGGTGCCGCACTGTTCCGGCATGGGTTACCGCTATCCGAATGCGGAAGCCCAGCTGCGCGGCATGAAGGCGGAGGGTGGCTGGGCTGTCGTCTCCACCCAGGAAGCCGAAATCCACCCGACCTCCGACCTGACGCCGGCCAACGAAGCCCGGCTTTGGGATGATGGCGACCTGCCGGCGCTATCGGCCGTGACCGAACGCATCCACGCCCATGGCAGCCTCGCCGCCATCCAGCTCGTGCACAACGGCCTGCATGTCGCCAACCGTTTCAGCCGGATGATCCCGCTCGCCCCGTCCCACACCATCACCGACAGCCTCGATCCCGTCCAGGCGCGCGCCATGGACAAGGCCGACATCGCCGACATGCGGCGCTGGTATCGCAACGCTGCACTCCGCGCCAAACGGGCCGGCTTCGACATCGTCTATCTCTATGCCGGCCATGACATGAGCGTGCTGCAGCACTTCCTGTCCCGCCGCCATAACGACCGCAGCGACGAATATGGCGGCTCGTTCGAAAACCGGCTCCGGCTGTTTCGCGAAATCATCGACGATACGCGCGAGGCGATCGGCGATACCTGCGCGCTCGCCATACGCCTGGCCGTCGACGAACTGATGGGGCCGACCGGCATCACCAGCGAGGGGGAAGGCAAGGACATCATCACAGCCCTTGCCGAGCTTCCCGACCTTTGGGACGTCAACCTGTCCGACTGGTCGAACGACAGCCAGACGGCCCGCTTCTCCGAGGAGGGCTATCAGGAGCCCTATACCCGCTTCGTCAAATCCGTCACCACCAAGCCGGTGGTGGGTGTCGGCCGCTATACGTCACCGGACAGCATGGTGCGGGTGGTCAGGCAGGGCATTCTCGATTTCATCGGCGCGGCACGCCCGTCGATTGCCGATCCCTACCTGCCGAAGAAGATCGAGGACGGCCGCATCGACGACATCCGCGAATGCATCGGCTGCAACATCTGTACCTCCGGCGACAACACCAACGTACCGATGCGCTGCACGCAGAACCCGACGATCGGCGAGGAGTGGCGCAAGGGCTGGCACCCGGAGATCATCGCAAGGGCCGAAACACCCGAGCCCGCCCTCGTCATCGGCGGCGGCCCGGCCGGCCTGGAGGCCGCACGGGCGCTTGCCGAGCGCGGCGTCGATGTGGTTCTGGCGGAAGGCGGCGGCGAATGGGGCGGCCGCATCGCGCGCGAATGTCGCCTGCCGGGGCTCGCCACCTGGGGGCGTGTGCGCGACTGGCGCGTCGGCCAGCTCGGCACCCGAGTCAACGCCGAACTCTACCTGCACAGCCCGCTTTCCGCCGACGACGTGCTGCAATATGCCATCCCCCATGTGGCGATCGCCACCGGCGCACGCTGGCGCACCGACGGCGTCGGCCGCACCCATCGCACGCCGCTCGATTGTCTGGCGGAAGGCACCGTCGTCTCGCCCGATGCCATCCTCTCCGACGGCGCCCAGGCAGTGCCCGCCGATGGCCCGGTCGTCGTGTTCGACGACGACTGTTTCTACATGGGCAGCGTGCTTGCCGAACTGCTCGCGAAGGCCGGCCGCACGGTGATCTTCGTGACGCCCGAAGCCCAGGTATCTCCCTGGAGCAAGAACACGCTGGAACAGGGCCGCGTCCAGCGCCGCCTCATCGATCTCGGCGTCGAGATCATCACGGCACAAGCACTTGGCGGCCGCACGAAGGATCAGTTGGAACTGTCCTGCATCTACAGCGGCAGGATTCGGCCGATCGATTGCGCCACGCTCGTGCCCGTCACCGCCCGCCTGCCGGACGAAACGCTTTGGCTGGCGCTCAAGGCGCGGGAAGACGAGTGGGCCGATGCCGGCATCAGGACCGTGACCCGGCTCGGCGATTGCCTTGCACCCGGCCTGATCGCCGCAGCCGTCTATTCCGGCCACCAATATGCCCGCACCTATCAGGAGCCCGTCGACGTCGATCAGGCTCCGTTCCAGCGCGAGGACATCGCGAGGCTGATTGGACAGTGTCCGGCGTAA
- a CDS encoding alpha-glucosidase family protein encodes MAKSHKKAEDWWRGAVIYQVYPRSFQDTTGDGMGDLRGITKRLGHIASLGVDAIWLSPFFKSPMGDMGYDVSDYCDVDPMFGTLADFDAMLAEAHRLGLKIIIDQVISHTSDQHQWFVESRSSRSNPKADWYVWAEPKPDGTAPNNWLSIFGGPGWEWDGVRKQYYMHNFLTSQPDLNFHNPDVQDALLKTVRFWLDRGVDGFRLDTVNFYFHDKKLRDNPPHEPDPDGIGLDAPDVNPYGMQTHRYDKTQPENVGFLKRFRALLDEYEGRMTVGEVGDGARSLKTVAEYTSGGDKLNMCYTFDLLGPDFTADHVRKCVQSFQKAVTDGWVCWAFSNHDVNRHVSRFIKTPEERERVAKLAITLLSTLRGSICLYQGEELGLTEADLAFEDLRDPYGIRFWPAFKGRDGCRTPMPWQHNEAHAGFSTGKPWLPVPEDHARHAVDTQEKVSGSVLNHYRATLAFRKAHDALHDGDMAFLHSNQDILAFTREKGGEKLLFVFNLTREKAEFVPAKSLKLGEPLPVPGFGAKLKDGTIELDGLDMACVRL; translated from the coding sequence ATGGCGAAGTCCCACAAGAAGGCCGAGGATTGGTGGCGCGGCGCGGTGATCTATCAGGTCTATCCCCGCTCGTTCCAGGATACGACCGGCGACGGCATGGGGGATCTTCGCGGCATCACGAAGCGGCTCGGGCACATTGCGTCACTCGGCGTCGATGCGATCTGGCTGTCACCCTTCTTCAAGTCGCCGATGGGGGATATGGGCTATGACGTTTCGGACTACTGCGATGTCGACCCGATGTTCGGAACGCTCGCCGATTTCGACGCCATGCTGGCGGAGGCCCACCGCCTCGGCCTGAAGATCATCATCGACCAGGTGATCTCGCACACATCAGACCAGCATCAATGGTTCGTGGAAAGCCGGTCCAGCCGTTCGAACCCCAAGGCGGACTGGTATGTCTGGGCCGAACCGAAGCCGGACGGCACGGCGCCCAACAACTGGCTGTCGATCTTCGGCGGCCCGGGCTGGGAATGGGACGGCGTGCGCAAGCAATATTACATGCACAACTTCCTGACCTCGCAGCCGGATCTCAATTTCCACAATCCGGATGTGCAGGACGCGCTTCTGAAGACCGTGCGCTTCTGGCTCGACCGCGGGGTGGATGGTTTCCGCCTCGATACGGTGAACTTCTACTTCCACGACAAGAAGCTGCGCGACAACCCGCCCCATGAGCCGGACCCCGACGGGATCGGCCTCGATGCGCCAGACGTCAACCCCTACGGCATGCAGACGCACCGCTACGACAAGACGCAGCCGGAGAATGTCGGTTTCCTGAAACGCTTCCGGGCGCTGCTCGACGAGTATGAGGGGCGCATGACGGTCGGCGAGGTGGGCGACGGCGCGCGCTCGCTGAAGACGGTCGCCGAGTATACCAGCGGCGGCGACAAGCTGAACATGTGCTACACGTTCGACCTGCTCGGGCCGGATTTCACTGCCGATCATGTGCGCAAATGCGTGCAGAGTTTTCAGAAAGCGGTGACGGACGGCTGGGTTTGCTGGGCTTTCTCCAACCACGACGTCAACCGCCATGTCAGCCGCTTCATCAAGACACCGGAGGAGCGCGAGCGCGTTGCCAAGCTGGCGATCACCCTGCTTTCGACCCTGCGTGGCTCGATCTGCCTTTACCAGGGCGAAGAGCTCGGCCTGACCGAAGCCGATCTTGCCTTCGAGGACCTGCGCGATCCCTACGGCATCCGCTTCTGGCCGGCCTTCAAGGGCCGCGACGGATGCCGCACGCCGATGCCCTGGCAGCACAATGAGGCCCATGCCGGCTTCAGCACGGGAAAACCCTGGCTGCCGGTGCCGGAGGATCACGCCCGCCACGCCGTGGACACGCAGGAAAAGGTCTCCGGCTCCGTGCTCAACCACTACCGCGCGACGCTTGCCTTCCGAAAGGCGCATGACGCGCTTCACGACGGCGACATGGCCTTCCTGCACTCAAACCAGGACATCCTGGCCTTCACCCGTGAGAAGGGCGGCGAAAAACTGCTCTTCGTCTTCAACCTGACGCGGGAAAAGGCCGAGTTCGTGCCGGCGAAATCGCTGAAGCTCGGCGAGCCACTGCCGGTGCCCGGCTTCGGTGCGAAGCTGAAGGACGGGACGATCGAGCTGGACGGGCTGGATATGGCGTGCGTGCGGCTTTAG
- the ade gene encoding adenine deaminase → MTDLERFIDQGTGREPADIVLKGGQFFDLVTGELVASDIAISGDRIVGTCGDYRGRTEIDISGRIVVPGFIDTHLHIESSLVTPHEFDRCVLPYGVTTVICDPHEIANVLGSEGIEFFLDSALETIMDIRVQLSSCVPATHLETSGADLPIERLLPFRDHPKVIGLAEFMNFPGVIHKDPICLAKLDAFQGDHIDGHAPLLSGNDLNGYLSAGIRTEHECTTAEEALEKIRKGMHILVREGSVSKDLLALLPIMTERLSPFIALCTDDRNPLDIAEQGHLDYMIRTAIGHGRAPLAVYRAASISAAKAFGLRDRGLVAPGWRADLVVIDTLENCKAEIVFSGGRKVDDALFATRKPVAPVGLDSVKARPVAAAHFAVPVTDGETPVMGVLPGKIITEHRRYRLPSKGNQTTIDLAQDIIKVAVIERHGKNGNHANGFVQGFGLKKGAIASTVGHDSHNICVVGVDEDDMALAANRLGEIKGGFVVVEDGKVTGEIALPVAGLMSLEPYETVRDTLHHLRQAAFALGATLEEPFLQLAFLPLPVIPHLKISDKGMVDVDRFALIG, encoded by the coding sequence ATGACCGACTTGGAACGCTTCATCGATCAGGGAACCGGCCGCGAGCCCGCCGATATCGTGTTGAAGGGCGGGCAGTTCTTCGATCTCGTGACGGGTGAACTCGTCGCTTCGGACATCGCGATTTCGGGCGACCGCATCGTCGGCACCTGCGGCGACTACCGGGGCCGCACCGAAATTGACATTTCCGGCCGCATCGTCGTTCCCGGCTTCATCGATACCCACCTTCACATCGAATCCTCGCTGGTGACGCCGCACGAATTCGATCGCTGCGTGCTGCCATACGGCGTGACGACCGTCATCTGCGATCCGCACGAGATCGCCAATGTGCTCGGCAGCGAGGGCATCGAGTTTTTCCTCGACAGCGCGCTCGAAACCATCATGGACATCCGCGTGCAGCTGTCGAGCTGCGTACCGGCGACCCATCTGGAGACATCAGGCGCGGACCTGCCGATCGAGCGCCTGCTGCCCTTCCGCGACCATCCGAAGGTCATCGGCCTGGCGGAATTCATGAATTTCCCGGGCGTCATCCACAAGGATCCCATCTGTCTCGCCAAGCTGGACGCCTTCCAGGGCGACCATATCGATGGCCATGCGCCGCTGCTCTCCGGCAACGATCTCAACGGCTACCTCTCCGCCGGCATCCGCACGGAACATGAATGCACGACCGCCGAAGAGGCGCTGGAAAAGATCCGCAAGGGCATGCACATCCTCGTGCGCGAAGGCTCGGTCTCCAAGGATCTGCTGGCGCTGCTGCCGATCATGACCGAGCGGCTTTCACCGTTCATCGCGCTCTGCACGGACGACCGAAACCCGCTCGACATCGCCGAACAGGGCCATCTCGACTATATGATCCGCACCGCGATCGGCCACGGCCGCGCGCCGCTCGCCGTCTATCGCGCCGCCTCGATTTCCGCCGCGAAGGCCTTCGGACTGCGCGATCGCGGCCTCGTTGCGCCCGGCTGGCGGGCCGACCTCGTCGTTATCGACACGCTGGAAAACTGCAAGGCGGAGATCGTGTTCTCGGGCGGGCGGAAGGTCGATGACGCGCTCTTCGCGACCCGCAAGCCCGTGGCACCCGTCGGCCTCGACAGCGTCAAGGCGCGACCCGTCGCCGCCGCCCATTTCGCAGTTCCCGTCACGGACGGCGAAACGCCGGTCATGGGTGTGCTGCCGGGCAAAATCATCACCGAGCACCGCCGCTACCGCCTGCCTTCCAAGGGCAACCAGACCACCATCGACCTCGCGCAGGACATCATCAAGGTCGCCGTCATCGAACGTCACGGCAAGAACGGCAATCATGCCAACGGTTTCGTTCAGGGTTTCGGGCTGAAGAAGGGCGCCATCGCCTCGACGGTCGGCCATGACAGCCACAATATCTGCGTCGTCGGCGTCGACGAGGATGACATGGCGCTCGCCGCCAATCGCCTGGGCGAAATCAAGGGCGGCTTCGTCGTGGTAGAAGACGGCAAGGTGACCGGCGAAATCGCGCTGCCCGTCGCCGGCCTGATGAGCCTCGAACCCTACGAGACGGTCCGCGACACGCTGCACCACCTGCGCCAGGCCGCCTTCGCGCTGGGTGCGACGCTGGAAGAACCCTTCCTGCAACTCGCCTTCCTCCCACTCCCCGTCATCCCGCACCTGAAGATTTCGGACAAGGGCATGGTGGATGTGGACCGGTTTGCGCTGATCGGGTGA
- a CDS encoding aldose 1-epimerase family protein, protein MPTITRIANDVLSIEVSSLGAEMQAVTTRDGANWLWNGDAAFWTGRSPVLFPIVGKAPDDTLLIDGKPYTMAQHGFARRREFSLASATATLCRYTLDATEDTRATYPFDFRLSVEHSLDGPTLTVAAKVENRGDVPMPFGFGFHPAFLWPLPGGDGKPHVVTLDNGAEPKRQPLENGLLSQARETSPFCKGRLVLAQGQFENDALVFPEGAGDGLTYQAEGGPALKFHFENLPNLALWTKPGAPFLCIEPWHGTAAEFGGSRELKDRPYTTVLSAGESRRFAFSVTFPV, encoded by the coding sequence ATGCCGACCATCACCCGCATAGCAAACGACGTCCTCTCGATCGAGGTTTCCTCGCTCGGCGCCGAAATGCAGGCTGTTACGACACGCGACGGCGCCAACTGGCTGTGGAACGGTGACGCCGCCTTCTGGACCGGGCGATCACCGGTGCTCTTCCCGATCGTCGGCAAGGCGCCGGACGATACGCTCCTGATCGACGGAAAACCTTACACGATGGCGCAGCACGGCTTTGCCCGGCGGCGGGAGTTTTCGCTGGCCAGCGCAACGGCAACCCTCTGCCGCTATACGCTGGACGCCACCGAAGACACCCGTGCTACCTATCCGTTCGACTTCCGGCTGTCCGTCGAGCACAGCCTCGATGGCCCGACCCTCACCGTCGCCGCCAAAGTCGAAAATCGCGGTGATGTCCCCATGCCCTTCGGCTTTGGTTTCCACCCCGCCTTCCTCTGGCCATTGCCCGGCGGCGACGGCAAGCCGCATGTGGTGACGCTCGACAATGGCGCCGAACCAAAGCGCCAGCCGCTGGAAAACGGCCTGCTGTCCCAGGCTCGGGAAACCTCACCCTTCTGCAAAGGCCGGCTCGTTCTTGCGCAAGGCCAGTTCGAAAACGACGCCCTGGTTTTCCCAGAAGGCGCGGGCGATGGTCTGACCTACCAAGCCGAGGGCGGGCCGGCGCTGAAATTCCATTTCGAAAACCTGCCGAACCTCGCGCTCTGGACCAAGCCCGGCGCACCCTTCCTCTGCATCGAGCCCTGGCATGGCACGGCGGCGGAATTCGGCGGCTCACGCGAATTGAAGGACCGGCCCTACACGACCGTGCTTTCCGCCGGCGAAAGCAGGCGTTTCGCCTTTTCCGTGACATTTCCGGTCTGA
- a CDS encoding GNAT family N-acetyltransferase: MQVSPIIRQAETSEIDALAQLWHAGWQDAHAALLPAALARLRTLQSFAERLQSMLADVRVIGDFGAPLGFCAIKHDELDQLFVAPEGRGTGMAAALVADAEQRLAAHGVTTAWLACAIGNHRAARFYEKCGWALAGTVVNRLDTVEGPFDLEIWRYEKTLPPAA, translated from the coding sequence ATGCAGGTATCCCCTATCATACGACAGGCCGAGACTTCCGAGATCGATGCGCTTGCGCAGCTATGGCATGCCGGCTGGCAGGATGCGCATGCGGCATTGCTTCCGGCCGCACTTGCCCGCCTGCGCACGCTCCAGAGTTTTGCAGAGCGCCTGCAGAGCATGCTCGCCGATGTGCGGGTTATCGGTGATTTCGGCGCACCGCTCGGCTTCTGTGCCATCAAACACGATGAGCTGGACCAGCTGTTCGTCGCGCCGGAGGGGCGGGGTACGGGCATGGCGGCGGCGCTCGTGGCGGATGCCGAGCAGCGTCTTGCCGCGCATGGCGTGACGACGGCCTGGCTTGCCTGCGCGATCGGCAATCATCGGGCAGCGCGCTTCTACGAGAAATGCGGATGGGCGCTCGCCGGCACCGTCGTCAACCGGCTGGACACCGTCGAGGGGCCGTTTGATCTGGAGATCTGGCGCTACGAAAAGACACTTCCACCCGCGGCTTAA